The sequence below is a genomic window from Chitinophagales bacterium.
TCATTAGGATTATTTACTACAGCACCTTGCGCACTGTACCACGTACCATTATGCCGGTAACCTACAATCTTGGTTGGGTCAGGAAGGTCATTTACATAGACATAAAAGTCGTCTCCAATGTTAGAAGGATGGTCTCCGAACTGAGATACCTCTCCCGCTGTGCGTATCGGATATAAAGAATACGGATCCTTTAAAACTTTCTGATTGGCATCAAAACGGTCAACGCGCAAGCCAATATTAAAAATGAGGTCTTTAAAATTAAATTTATCCTGGATATAGGCTGCTGCATATACAGGTCTGAAGGCTGCTGAATTGCGTGTGAAATTGCCGTTTGCATCTTTCTGGTTAAAAAAATCATCAAGCGTAGGCTGTTTTTTTAAAACATTACCTAAATAATCATACCCGTAATAATCGACAAAGCTGCTCCCGCTATTCAATAATTCATCCGGACTAAACATGCTTAAGCTTAATTGACTTGGATCTAGTTCATCAATGTAAATGAAATCGGTACCGTTCACAGGTAACCCTAATGATTGGCGCAATGCCTTATCAAAGTAGGATTGATCCCCTTCCACATACCCGCGGTTATATCTTACGGTGTCAAGAAAAACACCACTATTATCATATACGGGGATTGGATTGGTTTTATCAAGTGAAGCTATTTGATTGTTAGTAAGCTGCCGCGCCTGTTGCCACAATCCTACCGGTAAAACAGTATAGCCGCGGTCAATCCGTTGCTCGTATTCAAATCCAAACTCCAATGCATGTCGTCCCTTTTCTCCTTTAGTAGCATTCACAATGTCAACAGAAGCATTTAATGAGAGGCGCAGTTGATCCCTGTTAAGGATACCATAGCTAAAAATGGGATAGCCCGAACCAGCAAATATGGAATAAGCGCTTGTATTGCTAAAAGGTATAATACCATTTATTATTCCTCCCCCATTAAGAATATCAAATATATTTTGATAAAAACCTGCAGGATCATTTCCAATCAACTGATAATATTCCTTTGTATAATTAGCCAAATAAGGATTCAGGCTACCGGGTTCAAAGGTGGTAAGTGTATCCTGATAGCCCAATAATAACCAACCCGTTAAACCGGTAATCGAATCTTTTCCAAAGCCATAAATCGGTTGATTGTAGGTATTAAACTTTCCAACATAACCATAGTCGAAGGCATTCCGTCCTAAATTTTTATCTCCATTGGTGGAATAGAACTTAGTGTAATCTGTCTGTATGGAATAAAAGGCGTTTTGAAAAATTGTAGCGGATTTATTGGATTCTCCTGAAGCGGTAGGAAACCGCTGGGTAAACCTCACAAATCCTCTGTAGGTGTTATCCTTTTCATAATTATTCCCTTCCTGGGAATTCAAAAGATTTCTCGCAAACGTATTATTATAGAAACGGCTCAAAACTCCATCTGCGCCTACAATTAAATTCAAGTATTTGTTAAGCTGAAAATCCAATTTGCCTGTAAAGCGATAATCATTATTGGCATCATTCTGATAACGGTCAATTTCTTCGAGATCATCCGCTTTAAGAAAGGAAGATGCAGGAACAAAACCTACAGAGCTTGGAGAAGGAGCCAATGGATTCTCATGCAGGTTTTTCAGTACGTCGTCTTTAACTTTGTAAAGCTGTACTGCCGACAATCCTCCAGCAGTATGTTCATATTCACCCGATACAAAAAATCCGACTTTTGTAGATGCACTATCAGTTTTTCGATTCTTTGTAAAAGCCGGGCCTGAAAGATTGAAGCTGGCCAGATTGTATCCGGCTCCATCGAGCAATTCTGAAGTTTCCAGTTCCAGGCCGCCGCTGTATTGCTGAGATGGGCCACGGGTTGTAATGTTAATTACCCCACCTGTTGCATCACCATACCGTGAAGGTATTCCTCCTGTGAGCACCGTTAGCTGCTCTATGGAACTTGCAGGTAAGCTAAGCCCTCCCCGCATCGGAATGCCATCAACATAATACTTATTGGAATAATCCCTGGACCCGTTAATATTAAATCCGGCACCATTATCTTTTTGAAAAACACCCGCAGAAAGCGCTGCATAGTTATTTACTCCCCGTGTACTTATGTTTTTTATTTCATCTTTGGTGATTGTACTTCCGGTAGTGGTTTTATCGGGTTCCACTAATTTTTGTGTCGAAATCACAATATCCGGTAATGTAGAAACACTTGATTTCAATGCTACATCCTGGAATGAAATTCTATCGGAAGTTACAATAATTCCAGTGTATACTTTAGGTTGAAATCCGAGATAGGAAACTTTTACATCATAGGTGCCCGGCACAATGGGCTTAATAGCATAATTTCCATTATCATCAGTTTCTCCATATCCTTTTTGGGCACCATTTTGCTCCAGTACAACATTTGCAAAAGGAACTCCTTGCTTATTAGATTCGTCGTAAACCTTTCCCTGAAGGGAACCGGTTTGAGCGTGAATTTGATTTAAAATAAATAAGGAAAAAACAATAAGGGTGTAGATTTTTCTCATGCGGAAGAATCATTTGGTTTGGTTCAAAATGCTCAAAGTGGCAAATATATAATCTAAATCGGAATTAAATGTAGCACTAAAAATCAAGCTATTATCACTTCAATCTTCTTATGACAAACCTTTGACACTATTGGATAAGGCAGCGATTTTTTCCAGCAATACAA
It includes:
- a CDS encoding carboxypeptidase regulatory-like domain-containing protein encodes the protein MRKIYTLIVFSLFILNQIHAQTGSLQGKVYDESNKQGVPFANVVLEQNGAQKGYGETDDNGNYAIKPIVPGTYDVKVSYLGFQPKVYTGIIVTSDRISFQDVALKSSVSTLPDIVISTQKLVEPDKTTTGSTITKDEIKNISTRGVNNYAALSAGVFQKDNGAGFNINGSRDYSNKYYVDGIPMRGGLSLPASSIEQLTVLTGGIPSRYGDATGGVINITTRGPSQQYSGGLELETSELLDGAGYNLASFNLSGPAFTKNRKTDSASTKVGFFVSGEYEHTAGGLSAVQLYKVKDDVLKNLHENPLAPSPSSVGFVPASSFLKADDLEEIDRYQNDANNDYRFTGKLDFQLNKYLNLIVGADGVLSRFYNNTFARNLLNSQEGNNYEKDNTYRGFVRFTQRFPTASGESNKSATIFQNAFYSIQTDYTKFYSTNGDKNLGRNAFDYGYVGKFNTYNQPIYGFGKDSITGLTGWLLLGYQDTLTTFEPGSLNPYLANYTKEYYQLIGNDPAGFYQNIFDILNGGGIINGIIPFSNTSAYSIFAGSGYPIFSYGILNRDQLRLSLNASVDIVNATKGEKGRHALEFGFEYEQRIDRGYTVLPVGLWQQARQLTNNQIASLDKTNPIPVYDNSGVFLDTVRYNRGYVEGDQSYFDKALRQSLGLPVNGTDFIYIDELDPSQLSLSMFSPDELLNSGSSFVDYYGYDYLGNVLKKQPTLDDFFNQKDANGNFTRNSAAFRPVYAAAYIQDKFNFKDLIFNIGLRVDRFDANQKVLKDPYSLYPIRTAGEVSQFGDHPSNIGDDFYVYVNDLPDPTKIVGYRHNGTWYSAQGAVVNNPNDIALLTATKTITPYLVNTNTESLNLGPEGFTDYNPQFTIMPRIAFSFPISDQALFFAHYDVLSQRPLVGLRATPVQYYFLKGTNNSFINNPNLKPERTIDFQVGFKQALGSSSALTLSATYRELKDNIQAVKILYAYPVNYTTYGNYDFGTVQSFQLTYELRRIKNVKLDANYTLQFANGTGSDATSSLNLINSGEPNIRTILPFSYDQRHNINLLVDYRYGEGKNYNGPLFGQSDKQLLANTGLNLILIAGSGTPYTRQSTSTPTQINGVATQSSTEGNPNGSRLPWTFRMNARVDKDFKIKGEQPDKGLYLNVYLLVENLLNANNVISVYGYTGNPNDDGYLASAGGQDYAARQLDPQSFSLLYNIAVNNPGNYSLPRTIRLGAVLNF